The Lolium rigidum isolate FL_2022 chromosome 2, APGP_CSIRO_Lrig_0.1, whole genome shotgun sequence genomic interval gAGATGATTTACCAAGCCAGCGAGTTCATGATCGCAAaggccaattcaaccaccaaaccatccaaaccaccaagcctacacacttatcattacccaacaggattcaaaatgaagctagggtccccaacaatagttggcatccatctagcttaagtaaatacgataatagaatcattactgcaaagtagttcatctcaattatctacattaacaagataaagtttcacagATGATCAAGCATCATGCATccattcatatgcttttcaaagcataagcaaccaccagtacatggtgagaagctatacaaatcaagcaacaacacagtatatcaagcaacatgcatagatagagaaagtagtaagtaattatcaaccaattggtgatcaaatgatcaccggagcttgcaaacacaagccataggggcagcggaggaggaattaagagggagaggaggggagggagagagagcaccgatgacaggggtggaggacgagcttgaagatgacgacaggggtggaggaggaggaggaggcggcggatcctccaccttgccgcgacggcggcccctcctcgcggcggcccctcctcgccgtaggggcagattgtgctgcaggtggcggggatgggaggaccgcggcggcatgcgcccctcgcggaggaaggtggcggcgacggcggcggcgacgaccatggaggatccaggcgaccacggaggaaggcggcggcggcggatccgagcgaccacggaggagaggggagaggggaggaatcctccgggcgaccacggaggaaggcggcggcggcggatccagggCGACCacgagaggagaggggagaggggagagggaggggctcgggagggagaggtgaacaggcgggggagggcacgggcgagagatgatataagtcccttagtccgtggcgcaccgaagccggtgcgccacgaaagagttatttacgtggcgcagcacgacatgtgcgccacgaaatacctacgataataaatggtggtggcaggatgtgggccccacatagtttcgtggcgcactacccaagcgtgcgccacaaaattaagctatttacgtggcgcaccgttctcggtgcgccacaaaataagttctaCGTGGCGCATTCAGAACGGTGCGCCAcataactaagcttcgcctataagggttttcctactagtgaagtaATTAAAAGAAAATCCTAACACAACGCGTATGAGTATCTCCGGCGTGCATGGtgaggaaatcatcaaaatccgcaggcacctcatgatcaacctccgtaaGAGgaccctgacactcatagggaccaacgtgTTTCCTGACCTGATTCttacggtcatcctcgatgatcatgttgtgaatgaTCACACAaggctgcatcacctcccacatttgaccgtgagaccagcttagagcagggtatcggacaattgcaaattaagcttgaagcaccaaatgcccgcttaacatccttcctgcaagcctcctgtcgcggagcaaagtggcaattctttTGACCTGGTGGAGCcgggattgttttgacaaaagtgacccattttggatatatatcatcggctagataatatcctttggtatattggtggtcattgatctcatagttgcatggtggagcatgaccttccactactttgctgaacaccggagaccgctacaacacgttgatgtcatttgtgatcccgccatgctaaagaaagaatgccaaatccacatgtcataatcCGTCACAGCTTCAAACACCACACTTGCAATATATATGACGccttttgtatataccttgccaagaaaacgggcagttcttccatgaccagtgcataccatcgatgcttccaagcatcccggaGAATCATctcgcagcattttgtgccatggtcctttcagtctcttcttcagtttgccctctcaagtagtatttgccaaactttcccaccacagctcggcaaaacttgtacatgaacTCAatagcagtagactcactcatgcgaaggtagtcgtcctgtgtatcggcaggtgcttcgtatgcaagcatcctcatggtagCGGCGCACTTCTAAATCGACAAGAACCCGGCAATGCCTACATCGTCGTGattcagcttgaagtaggggtcgaactctcgaacgatgtagaggatattcatgaataaacccttgctcatcctatatcggcgccgaaaattgtcggcatgtgttgcgtcatctgcgaagtagtcgttgtccatcatggtatgcccctccatcctctgtcggggcttcgacttcttacTTCCCGGCCTTGAACCTCTGCGGCGTGACCCCTTCCGCTTCTCCCCCTTGGCGTCAAGCATGTTctagagggacgcgatgatcgacaaatgctcccaatggcttgctcgtcctccaacagtcggacaagcatctcgtcgtcgttatccatgtctgaagcaaaaataAATTGTTAAAATTCAGGCGCGGCAGAGGAGACAACCAACATTGACCTATCGCGCCTACCTGACAAGGCGTTGAACACCTTTTGTGCACGGATGTGGGGCGGATTTGatggcgcgttctgggacgcgttgGCGAAGCGGCGACCGCGAAAAATCTGGTGAGAGAGCCAGCCTCCACGACGGTGCCCAACTCAGAAGAGATTTGTCATCAAAACGGCCGGTAAATCGAGTGACGACGGAGTAGTAGGAGGCACGGGAGGGGAGGTGCGACAAGAAATAAAAGACGTGAACCAACCGTTGTGGATGTGGTGGAGCcagtctcgcttttcgttgtgtctggcgtacccggagcgtcccctgtggaccggggacgggctcgggacgccgaacACCGTATTTGGCCGCGCCGGACGGAAGGAAACTTTGAGACGCGCGGCTGAGAACGAAAAATTATCCGGCGTGCTTCAAATACACCTTTAAAGGTAGCTTTGGGGAgcgtggctggagatgctctgagaggAAAACATAGAGAGTACACTAGTAGTAAAAGTATTGTTTCCGTTTCATATTAACTGTGTCACAAATTCATCGGATTAGCAGTACCCTACTGTTACGTGCAGTGCAACACAGTGCCATAATTAACTTTGTTAGggtaaacggacgctgagcgaccgtttacgTCGGttttgaccgaaaatgcgtctgtcaccctctccagcggcgcgacgcaaagtgaccagtcgtccgcggagacgcaaacctggctcaaatatgcgtcaggtttgcgtctctgcggacgctgcgcggacgagcaaagtgtccgctcggtcctcgcacgagCCCGCCGGCAGCGAGTCTACATCGAGGGcaccgcttcggcggtcagcgcttccgcgtcgcgccgtagccttcgccatcaatggcgcggctgcctgttctgtgcgcgcactggcgggcgacggctgggcttctgcgccgccttcaatggcatcgtatcccacgcgcggccgcccttaaaagtccatcAGCCGTgttcctccttcgcccacacctccactcgcaacaccaccgccgcagcgctatggggaagaagaacgacttcgaggcctccggcagcggcagcaagagggtgccgctccccgtcacggtggggaggctcatgcacgacaAATGGTTGCCGTACGATGAGGCCTGGTCTGGCGAGCAACTgcttggcggctggcggctcagctgccgccgggtgcccatccctccggtcctgcgcgcgagcctgattggagcgcggagatccggcgaaggaggcggtacctgccgccggacctccgcgccgatccggcgtacgccattgattcccaaagttggcgtacgtatctgtcgaccgagacggataggagaagaagggcgggcttcatgggcgacagggattttcccttcgcggctgcaccgccgactcgtccacgaagaaaggaggcgccgacgcgtcgtcagcagacgtagtacaacgacgacgacggtcgtgacgacgacgatgacgacgcctacgacgacgaggacgactacatcgaggcgctcgcgtaccataacgaggaggtgaaggacgacagcgacgactacgtcgcggccgtcttccacgaatggcagcaggccatggcggagggccgcaatttcgagttcccggagaacatgacggacgacgagatggcgaagctcggcgtcctcgtctccgagaacgacgtgcctgtgcagccgccgctgccacgCTACGCGACCGGCGTCATGCCGCCgtgcctgtcggaggatgaagcccttcgataggcgctacaggactcggcggcgccacaaccgctgccgtacaacccctgggctcctcctccacagccgcagccctgggcgcctcctccaccgccgccatagccgtatccctgggcgcctccaccgccacagccgcagccctgggcgcctccaccgccgccacagccgcagcctcctctACCTCCAACAccggcggcgcgcccggcgtatgctcccccggatggctactggccgtgagtgataccggagctcatcgtgctcgacagcgacgaggagcggcggtaggcgttagggttttttttcatgttttaactatgtaaattatgtttcatgtgtaaaaaaaatgattcggccaaaaaatacgtcgtgccgctggagccaccccgacgcaaatggacgcgcggTCGACTTCGACCATTTCAATCGACGCgaacgcgcgcggacgctaaaatgcgtcatcgccgctggagatgcccttatacctTTGCCACAGAAGAGAATTTGCCCGTACAGCTACCAGTTTTCGTCGACACAAAAGCATTAGGAGAGTAATAAATATTGCAATTGATAGTGGACGACGCTCCAACCACATTACATTTATAGCATTAGATTTTCGATAAGACCTAGGCACCAGAGTTGCAGGAGTACTGTAGCACCCAATGATTAACTAATTCATTCATGTGTCCTGTCATTTGACCAACTTAAAAAAtcatttgaaattcaaatgttaCATTTGTAATGGTATAAATTTTATGTTATACTGTATAATTTCAGTTATTATATATTTTAAATTGACAATCTAGGATACACGCCATACTAATAAACCTGACCTGATGAAGTTGTTATACTCATGAAAATGTGCTTTATTTCTCACTCAAAAGAACAAGTGTGGTTTCTACTACAGCAGTCCATATCAACATGACGTATTCTGCCATTATCTTTCTCGAGAAAGGGGCCACGCGAaccacaatttcattaagtaactGGAGTTCAACACCAAAACACACAGTCAGTAGCACGAAGCAGAGCCGCCGGGTACAAGCCACCCAGCAATAGCAAACGCGATCGACGAAAACTAAGAACTAGATCGAGCTTGAACTACAAGGTTACAAGATGACTTTTCTTTATAGCACTTGGATGGATCACTGCTCATTATTACAAGGCATAAGAAAGCAAAAAAATGTACATAAACATCACACATCGCCAAGCCTCAAGGTGATGAGGCCCCAACTCAACTGTAGACCTCATGTGCCACCTTGACTAATTTCCTAGCCCCTGTTGCAAATTGCAATAGCCTTTGCAGACCGTCTCTCTGAAGTGTCACCTAGAATTCATAAgtgaaacaagtaaagaacaatattTGTAGGATCTCCATGACAGAACATTGTGAAAACAAGATTATATTTATTTCTCTTTTGCATACTGTCCAAAACATAACAGCATTTCATAATATCAGCACATTTCTAGTATCTACGAGTTAAGGCAGCAAACCATTCCTGATACAGATCATCGAAAGATTCAGGCTTTGAATGTATTACCGGAGCTAGGCTggaaacatttcaaaatatatttaGCTAGAGGAATGTTGGTTTCATTTTTTAGGAGACACAAGGCTTCAACTAAGAGACACATATGTCAAACATTGCAGATCATTATTGGGTTTTAACCATCAAAGTTAATTTCCTTACCTCGCAGGAAGGTTAGGGCCTGGAGTTACTGAAACCGGGTTGATTCTGATCAATGGCCGCCGAGAGAAGCTTGCCTTTGGAACCTCGGTAAGATAACTTATCAGTTCCAACTTTAAAATGTCTTGACGTGTAGAAGCACACTTCTCAGTTGTTGTATGATCCTGATTCTGTTGGGGACTGATCACTGAACTGAAGGCTTACGTGACCCAAGACAACGTGTTGATGTCCACGATGTCGGTGCGTGAGGCCGTCTATTACTCAGCGCAGCTGCAGCTGCCAGGGACGATGCCAGCGGCAGAGAAGCGCGCACATGCCGACGGCGTGATCCGGGAGATGGGGCTCGGGGACGCCATGGACACACGCATCGGCGGGCGCATGACCAAAGGCATCAGCGGTGGGCAGCGAAAGCGGTTGACCATCTGCGTCGAGATGCTCACGCGCCCGCGGCTGCTCTTCCTCGACGAGCCCACCAGCGGGCTCGACAGCGCCGCCTCCTACCATGTCATGAGCCACATCGCCAGAGTTGCGGCCAGGGAGGGCATGACTGTCGTCGCCGCCGTGCACCAGCCCAGTGGCGACGTCTTCGACCTCTTCCACAGCCTCTGTCTGCTTTCCCAAGGCAGGACCGTCTTCTTTGGAGCAGCGTCAGAGGCCAACCAGGTGATTACATTGCATACGTGCCTctctctccttgcagcaacatcgAATCCACTTTGGTGCCAAACGCCTAGTACAATTGAACTCCATGATTTCCCAGCAGAAAATGGCAGCATTAATCAAGAAAATATACTGCCACGCGTGGGCACCCTAATTGTTGCACACATTGAAGTTCAATTAAGATAACACGCATTCCTGATTCGTAGTTAATTTGATCCGGCATCAGGACATGATCTACTTAAAAGAAAATTGATTTTAAGAGTTCTTTTCGTATTCATTTCTTGTAGTTCTTTACTCAAAGTTGCTTCCCATGTCCACAATTGAGGAACCCATCTGACCACTTCCTGAGAACAATCAACAAAGATTTTGACGAGGTAACTATTATTTGTCATTTCCTTATATCATTTGTCGAATTAAAAACAGTTTTCTTTAGCTATGTGATCCCATATGCAGGAAATTGTTGAAAGTTCCAAAGCTAGGAGAAAAACAGCAGCTGAAGCAATAGACATTCTGACAGATGCTTATCAATCCCCAGCTTATTCAGAAAAAACAACGAACCGAATAGCTGAGATGAAACAGATAGTAAGTTATTTACAAACTCATTTTCCTGAAGAGTAAAGACTTCATTATTTTGGCCCAGACAATGTATGTGATTACAAAACCCACAAAAAATGTTAACTGCAAAATAATTATTAGAATTTTTTTACTCAGTGAAATACTCCCTCTAGTTCATGAAAAAGTGAAGTTCTCGACCTTGACAGTTAGTTTGAAATGCAGTATATGTACATATAATATACACAATAAATATAGGGAATATTTCCTACATGACACCGTTATTTTACGTCATTTGCTAAAACACACCGCCcaattgtgtctttgccaggtaccattacaattttgtgaaacatttgccaaaacacaccaccTACCCAAAAAGGGAAAGTTTTGCACTTTCTTCAAAAGCAGTCATAGCAAGGTCATCCCAGCCAAAAGTGCAAAATTTTACCTTTTTGGATAGGTGATGTTTTCTGTCaaggtacctggcaaagacataATTGaacggtgtgttttggcaaacgctAGAAAATAACGGTGTCTTATAGCAAATATAATAtgattcaagttttgaacttgaaTATTTGGGAAAAAATACCATTCAAAGTTTTCAGAGTTCAACTAAAGTTATATGCAAAACTTCACTTTTGTGTGAACTAGAGGGAGTAAGATATTAATTCAGCATTTGTACAACGCGATGTCATTTTTGATTTCAGTGAGCCTGTACCAAACTTCTCGCCATGGAGTATATGGTGCTGAGTTAGCAATATTTACGCATTTAAGACCTAATCGTCATTGTAATATGTGCTACATTGTAGGGTGGAGCTCCATTTAGGAAGAGGGAACAAGCCAGCTTCTCAGCAAAGCTTTTTGTACTCACTAGAAGGTCATTTATAAATATGCACAGAGACATAGGATACTATTGGATGCGTTTGGGTATTTACCTAGGCATCGGCATTTGTCTTGGCACTATATTCTACCAAGTTGGCCACAGTTACAGTTCTATCCAGGTAAATTCAATAACATGATTTATTAGGCAACATAACATTTTATATACCACCAAAATTGATTTGTTCCCCTATTTTGCAGGCTAGATGTGAAGTAATAATGTATACGACCGCACTTCTTACTTTCATGGCAATTGGAGGATTCCCTTCTTTTGTAGAGGAAGTAAAGGTTGATTTCTCTCCCACCAGACTTAATATTTTCATGAGTATTTCTGTCCATACTGAAATAAAAAAATTGAGAGGTATACTGAAATTATTAGGTGGCATCAAGTAAAAACAAACAATATTACTTGTGGTTATCCATGAATTCTTCATCATTTATTTTCCTGACTAAAGTAGTTAACAATATTGCTGAAAGAGAGAAAGGGCTTACTTATCAGAGATACTAGTAAACTACATGATCATTCATAGATGTCAGCAATCAAGTACTGGATAGTGCTATACTGTAATCTTGTCTGGAAAAATATCTTGTTGAAGAAAATGTGCAGATTTGACAGTGTACCAACTTGTTTGACTTAGATATAAAAAAATACTTTCTCAGGCGACTTGGAAATAGAAGGTCTGCGCAGATACATATATTTTTTCCTCATGGTCGACGACTAACTCAAGAGTTGGTTGCACatatttttctattttgcaggtattcaGAAGGGAGAGGCTGAGCGGCCATTACGGCGTGGCCGAGTTTGTCATCTCAAACACACTATCAGCCACTCCATATCTTGCAGTCATCACCCTGATCCCAGGCGCAATGTTGTACTACCTGACAGGGCTAACCAAAGGGGCTGACCACTTTGTCTACTTCGTCATCAACCTGTGCATGTGCACATTGCTGGTCGAGAGCATGATGATGATTATCGCCGTCATCGTCCCGGACTTTCTGATGGGGATCATCGTTGGGGCTGGAGTGCAAGGGGTGATGATGCTCAATGGTGGCTTCTTCCGCCTCCCCAACGAGCTCCCAAAGCCGGTGTGGAAGTACCCTTGCTACTACATCTCATTCCACAAGTACGCAGTGCAGGGGTTTTACAAGAACGAGTTCATCGGGCAGTCGTTCCCGAGTGACCAGCTTATTGAGAAAAATGTTACCATCAGTGGCATTCAAGTGCTCCAGGAGAAGCTGCAGGTGGAGATGGGGTACTCCAAATGGGTCAACATTGCCATCCTTTGTGGAATGATGGTGGTGTATAGGATGATGTTCTTTGCTATTGTCAAGATCGCGGAGGAAGTCAGGACAAAACGAAGGGGAGTGAAATGGAAATGGTGTAAATAGATGTCAGCTGATTTCACTTATTTTCTTGTCACGTACAAAACTGAAATTGGCTATACAAAGACGGCATGGTATACGGTTTGTTTGGACTGGAGCTTTCTGACAAAGCAGTCGTAGCTAGTAAGACCTGAGAAGCAGGTGAAGCTGGATAACCCGGTGGTACAatgtattgtttttttttttaatatatatGTAAATTATATTCCACTAAACGTGCTGCTCAGCAATGTTGCTGGCGAGCAAACTGATATCAAAGTCAGGAGCAGTGTCCATCCAGCTAGATGAGGGAGCACTGTCCTGGTAACCAAACTATATATGGGCTACCTTATTACAATCTCGGTGGTAAAATGTATTGTTGTAAATTGTAATGATGCTCTAGTATTATTTCATGATAATTGATTTTTCAAAACCGTTTAACTCTACATTAGTACGAGATTACCTAAGCGTATCAAAACCTATGTGTACCAAAACCGGTGCTGGACAATTGTACGAGAACCACTAGTCAGAGTACCTATCTGGCAAACATTCATGTTCTCATCTACCACCAATATGCAGATACCACGCAGATAAAAACATTGACTACCAGCACACTCATCTGAATCGATAACATAGCATGGCTATCATTGATAATGCTGCAGAGGAAGGAACCGCAGGTACCGGACCTACAGTTCGTCTTACCTGAACCGCCGGGGCGCCTCCCCCGCTCCTCTCATTGGTGGTCGCAGATGCTGGCTCCTTCTCTGGTCGTCGCGATTACTGGGCTCCTTCTCTCCCGTTTCCTGCCCGGACGGCGTCCTCTGGCTGATCTTCCACTCCGCCGGGCGGTTGCGCGGTAATAAGGAGGAGCATTGGGATAGAGGAGAAGGGACTAGTGGGAGAAGTAGGACTCAGGCGCCGGCGAGGGATTGGGGGTCGGCGTTGGCAGGAAACGAAGAGGAGGCGTCCGGTTCGCCTCGGCAGTGGAGCTCGCTTTAGGTGCGATAGACATACACCTGGT includes:
- the LOC124691755 gene encoding ABC transporter G family member 1-like, giving the protein MAASSSPLPRWAPTPSPSRPLWRWGGGTPDARNGAGEAGAGWSLGRMFPWQRRPAVAGFDGVEVAPTKAPAPAQRAGTDVVDDPRVFLTWEDVCVTVAAGAYGGEPVSILRGISGHAGPGEVLAIMGPSGCGKTTLLDSLAGRLGPGVTETGLILINGRREKLAFGTSAYVTQDNVLMSTMSVREAVYYSAQLQLPGTMPAAEKRAHADGVIREMGLGDAMDTRIGGRMTKGISGGQRKRLTICVEMLTRPRLLFLDEPTSGLDSAASYHVMSHIARVAAREGMTVVAAVHQPSGDVFDLFHSLCLLSQGRTVFFGAASEANQFFTQSCFPCPQLRNPSDHFLRTINKDFDEEIVESSKARRKTAAEAIDILTDAYQSPAYSEKTTNRIAEMKQIGGAPFRKREQASFSAKLFVLTRRSFINMHRDIGYYWMRLGIYLGIGICLGTIFYQVGHSYSSIQARCEVIMYTTALLTFMAIGGFPSFVEEVKVFRRERLSGHYGVAEFVISNTLSATPYLAVITLIPGAMLYYLTGLTKGADHFVYFVINLCMCTLLVESMMMIIAVIVPDFLMGIIVGAGVQGVMMLNGGFFRLPNELPKPVWKYPCYYISFHKYAVQGFYKNEFIGQSFPSDQLIEKNVTISGIQVLQEKLQVEMGYSKWVNIAILCGMMVVYRMMFFAIVKIAEEVRTKRRGVKWKWCK